The Anthonomus grandis grandis chromosome 16, icAntGran1.3, whole genome shotgun sequence genome includes the window TGTTCATGTTGTTTCAATTTTACATTGAATTGATATGGACTACTTAAATGACAATGAAGCATAATATTCATTCATTagtcaatatttatatattaattatttatttatttacctagTGAAAAACAAATAGATGAGCTTTTTAAAGTAGCAAGTAAGAAATATTGAAGATAAACAGACCTATCAgtataaaattcattatttaaggGACTACCAGAAAAAGTCAATAAGCAACAAATATATCAAACTAATTAAGTCTTATctcatcaaaaaaaaacacacaatctaatcaataacattaataaatattatgtttaaatttcTAGCGATAATCGTTTATTATCAAATGGCAACAAAATGACTGGACCTACAACTACTACGACCACTAGAACTACGTTAGTTACGGAAATCACCGCGAAACGCAAACAAAGAATCGagaataagaaaaagaaaatgtccGCCCTCCTAGATATCGTTCAGTTGAACGAAAAAGATCGacttaaagaaaaacacaacaaaaacGAGTCGTCGGAAGTAAATCAGTGTTCAATAGTTGAGGCCGAAGATATCGGCCATAGTCCACTTAAAAGATTGAAAATTGAAAGGtacattgattattttaaatctgCGGATCATTCTGTTCATCAATCTATTtatatcataattaaaaaagtttagtgCACTTCATATTACTCACAATCATAATAAGCATCATTACCAATAACACCATGATCAAAGAATGAACactttacaaaatttgttttagtttttgcttAAAAGTACCAACTTTAGAGTCAATATTAAAACATTCATTTTAATTTCGACTAAAATTCCTTATTTACTTactattaaaagaattaataaaaatatgttgtttAATAGTAGTGAAGAAGAAATTGTCGCCTTGGGGTCTTCTGGAAAACCGAAATTATTCGGTGAGGAGCTGATGGAactgaaaaaaatgcttagagaaaaaagtaataaaattaaaaacgtaaGTTGTTGTTAATTTCAAACGAATAGTTGTTACCtggaaaagtgaaattttaggCTCCGAAATTTTGGCTAAGAGACATGGGCGAGAAGGCAAGTCTTGCGGTCCCCCTGGACAATCGCTGTCCACTTTTCGTCTCGGATATTCAACATCTGCTGATGTACTCGCAAGTGGGTGTACATTCACCCTATTCACCTGCAAGGTACGgtttatatacaaattaacaatgtaacaaaatatttttttcaaacgaAAGAGAATCGCCTATTCAGCGTAAGAAgtaatttactaaatatctgTTCGTATATTTGGAGTTTCGAGGTCAATTTTTAACGTTATTTCAGATATTCCTTTTCCGTAAGTTCGTCTGAAGTTTCCTATTTTAGTAGTAAGCATTTTAGCTTAGGGAGACAGTCAAGATTCTACAGTTGAAATATAATCATATTAATTAGCTAAATTGACTACACTAATTATAACTTACTTTTGATTTACTCAATTTGTACTGTTGTAAAGaaataatttggaattttaagtTCCATCATGTCACATCCTTGCTATAGGCATATATTATTAGTATAACTCTTCTCATGCTGAATACGTATTTTAATCTCATTCGACtttcttagatttttatttaaaatttagatggTGCAATCTAGAACGATACAACCGACTGAGCAACACAACCCTCCTAATTATAGAAAATCTTTCGTTGTATGAATACGAGTCAAACGAGAGTAGATTTCCGTTTATCAGTACCAATTTCGACCATAAAATCGAACTTATTTCGCCGTACGCGTTTAATAGCGATATGGTAAAAGAACTGTCGATGGTACCGCTCAGCGCCACACAAATGCGTAAACTAATTAAAGAATACGGCAGCTTGGAGGATGCGGCCAAACAATGCAACGAGGTTTTCGATACGATTAATCACTTTTTCCCAATTGCCGAAGAGGATCAAGAAAATCAGAAGAATGACGGATCTCTACCAACCAGTGATAAGTTCCCTAGGTACAGATTAAGGATGcaaatttcttagttttttttttttaatccttttaattttagaacGAATTTATTGCTCTCAGGTTGGCAAATGATTGAAGAAAATTTCCCGTTACCTATAAAAGGATTAAGAGAGCGCAAATATAGAGATTACGTTTTAACTAAAGATAGATATAGGAACGTCACGGCCCACAGCCCATTAATCGCCATCGATTGTGAGATGTGTAAGACAGAGAGTGGTAAGCATCGAATAGATGGAACaaatttgttttcatttaacaaaattcaatttaaggTGACTTAGAATTAACCAGGATATCGGTAGTGAACGAGAAACATGAGATCATTTACGACACGTTGGTGAAACCCGGACGAAGGATTGTCGATTACTTGACGCGTTTCTCCGGAATCAATTCGAAAATGATGCGACCCGTGACGACCAAATTGAGCGACGTGCAGGACAAGTTACGAACCCTTTTGCCCGACGACGCCATTTTAATCGGACAATCTTTGTCGAACGATTTACACGCGTTGAAGATGATGCATCCTTATGTCATCGATACAAGGTAAGTTAACAGTTAACTGAgttaaaaaagtgttaaattgatatattttgattactttTCAGTGTAATCTTTAATTTAACTGGCGACCGAATGCGAAAAACGAAACTTCAAGTGCTGGCACGTGAATTCCTGCATGAGAAAATCCAGGTGGGCACCAAGGGCCATTGCAGCAGTGAAGACAGCGCCGCCTGCATGAAACTCGTGCAACTAAAGTTAAAGAAACACGTGTATTACGGAGACGCGGTGATGAACGCGATTTACTCGGAACAGCGGGCGTATCCCGATTTGGGTTCCGCTAATTACGCCGTCAGCATGATTAAGCAGTGCGTGAAAAACGGCAACGGTGCCGTTAATTTGGTCGCGGTCGACGAGTTATCAGACAAATATCGATATTATATCGATAAACAGAGCGGGGACGGGATCGAGAATGTCTCCTGTACCCGTGTGGACACCAACAAAAGTGTCATCAAACGGCTCTGCGATCCCGACCAGATGAAAAGTTTAAATATCGGACATTTGCTGGTGGCCAGAGACTGTGTAAACGAGGAGAAAGTGCTAAAAACGATCGATAAATGGGTGAACATGATCCATGAAGCGATAGCGCAGCCCGCGTTCCTGATCGTGTTGCTGAGTGGTAGGAAGGAGGGGGGCAACGGGGCGGCttttctgaaaataaaacgaGATTTTATCACATGAATTCCGCCGCCGTtcattttgtacatttttgttttttgtttctaataaaCGAATCGATTGTATCAGTCTTGGTTtcacattttatttactttattgacAGATCTTATCGTGAAATTGTAACTTCTGCCTGAtcaaacgtaattttttttttaatttatattagctgagatatggcattcccttagttctgctcggatcctgttataacccggtgttttcgtaatctaggtgacccaaataacacgctggtatacttagtttgatttcgaaaaaaatcaatttttggtgaaaaaattcgatacgggggggtatacccgaaaaatgaaaaaacccaaactttgaaggtcgatatctcggcttctatgggagctatcgggaaaattccaacggttttgtcttagtttcgtcattttgaatccaacgagaccatccgcaaggtcgtagctcttacgatagccgagatatggcatttttgatgcccatttttggcctcaaaaacggacgtcgaaaacgactttttcaggattttcaaagtgctctcattcccttagttctgctcggatcctgttataacccggtgttttcgtaatctaggtgacccaaataacacgctggtatacttagtttgatttcgaaaaaaatcaatttttggtgaaaaaattcgatacgggggggtatacccgaaaaatgaaaaaacccaaactttgaaggtcgatatctcggctt containing:
- the LOC126745790 gene encoding RNA exonuclease 5 isoform X1 is translated as MTGPTTTTTTRTTLVTEITAKRKQRIENKKKKMSALLDIVQLNEKDRLKEKHNKNESSEVNQCSIVEAEDIGHSPLKRLKIESSEEEIVALGSSGKPKLFGEELMELKKMLREKSNKIKNAPKFWLRDMGEKASLAVPLDNRCPLFVSDIQHLLMYSQVGVHSPYSPARWCNLERYNRLSNTTLLIIENLSLYEYESNESRFPFISTNFDHKIELISPYAFNSDMVKELSMVPLSATQMRKLIKEYGSLEDAAKQCNEVFDTINHFFPIAEEDQENQKNDGSLPTSDKFPRTNLLLSGWQMIEENFPLPIKGLRERKYRDYVLTKDRYRNVTAHSPLIAIDCEMCKTESGDLELTRISVVNEKHEIIYDTLVKPGRRIVDYLTRFSGINSKMMRPVTTKLSDVQDKLRTLLPDDAILIGQSLSNDLHALKMMHPYVIDTSVIFNLTGDRMRKTKLQVLAREFLHEKIQVGTKGHCSSEDSAACMKLVQLKLKKHVYYGDAVMNAIYSEQRAYPDLGSANYAVSMIKQCVKNGNGAVNLVAVDELSDKYRYYIDKQSGDGIENVSCTRVDTNKSVIKRLCDPDQMKSLNIGHLLVARDCVNEEKVLKTIDKWVNMIHEAIAQPAFLIVLLSGRKEGGNGAAFLKIKRDFIT
- the LOC126745790 gene encoding RNA exonuclease 5 isoform X2; translation: MTGPTTTTTTRTTLVTEITAKRKQRIENKKKKMSALLDIVQLNEKDRLKEKHNKNESSEVNQCSIVEAEDIGHSPLKRLKIESEEEIVALGSSGKPKLFGEELMELKKMLREKSNKIKNAPKFWLRDMGEKASLAVPLDNRCPLFVSDIQHLLMYSQVGVHSPYSPARWCNLERYNRLSNTTLLIIENLSLYEYESNESRFPFISTNFDHKIELISPYAFNSDMVKELSMVPLSATQMRKLIKEYGSLEDAAKQCNEVFDTINHFFPIAEEDQENQKNDGSLPTSDKFPRTNLLLSGWQMIEENFPLPIKGLRERKYRDYVLTKDRYRNVTAHSPLIAIDCEMCKTESGDLELTRISVVNEKHEIIYDTLVKPGRRIVDYLTRFSGINSKMMRPVTTKLSDVQDKLRTLLPDDAILIGQSLSNDLHALKMMHPYVIDTSVIFNLTGDRMRKTKLQVLAREFLHEKIQVGTKGHCSSEDSAACMKLVQLKLKKHVYYGDAVMNAIYSEQRAYPDLGSANYAVSMIKQCVKNGNGAVNLVAVDELSDKYRYYIDKQSGDGIENVSCTRVDTNKSVIKRLCDPDQMKSLNIGHLLVARDCVNEEKVLKTIDKWVNMIHEAIAQPAFLIVLLSGRKEGGNGAAFLKIKRDFIT